One Cohnella candidum genomic region harbors:
- a CDS encoding GH32 C-terminal domain-containing protein gives MSELWTDWNGSLLAAWSFDEGSGHFVWDAAGSRRDEIEHAQRKGRFQPSQDPPWGKGISGSALSFDGYSTYIRRSAADIRQPSEGLTISAWVAPRTHEYGMEKRLAAIISRHDREKAEGYVFGVTRNGEWSLQLGLGGEWAELSTREPALPLQEWSYLAATFDGTAMKLYLNGELAASKIVAAGSVIAPSSEDLTVGRNNRGAVLVEPFVMNHFSGYIDELAILDRALSAQEITRYYERCLEPHGGKRPAVEPADFGVGRERFASDCHRPQYHLSAPSHWMNEPHAPIYFNGLYHLFYQYNPQGPFWHYIHWGHWVSEDLVHWRDLPPALRPDAILDPEGVWSGSACLDEEGYPALFFTAGNNAWRPNQAVGLARSTYPHDGDNDLVHWIKHPEPIVMQSAEANWLPEFRDPFVWRERGEWFMLVGTGIPDKGGTAAVYHSPDMKEWSCKGCLYLSDYGEYPELGTAWELPVLLPLPRADGRASGKHVLLISPWGPGAEVEVVYWIGSWDPDRCRFVPDREEPEIIDVGDFHFTGPSGMVDPKTGRSLLFTIAQGERTPEIDYDCGWSHGAGMPVSVTLRDDGRLGIEPIGEIARLRGRKLFEASGLGMEDINAGLSGVQGDMLEIGVSFEQADAVRYGLSLRRTPDGEEETVLYYDREAGALMVNRERTTLDPAERTRGIQGGPLVLAKGEKFRLRVFVDRSLIEGYANGVRSLTTRAYPSRSDALGLRLWADGEVREASIEVWEMMPAFETGKSGSQKK, from the coding sequence TTGTCAGAATTATGGACCGATTGGAACGGGTCCCTGCTCGCGGCGTGGTCATTCGACGAAGGAAGCGGGCATTTCGTCTGGGACGCGGCGGGCAGCCGCCGCGACGAAATCGAACACGCACAGCGCAAGGGCAGGTTCCAGCCGTCTCAGGACCCGCCTTGGGGGAAGGGCATCTCCGGATCGGCTTTGTCATTCGACGGGTATTCGACGTATATCCGCCGTTCCGCGGCCGACATCCGTCAGCCTTCCGAGGGTTTAACGATTTCGGCGTGGGTCGCTCCCAGAACGCACGAGTACGGCATGGAAAAACGATTGGCTGCGATCATCAGCCGGCATGATAGGGAAAAAGCGGAAGGTTACGTCTTCGGCGTGACGCGGAACGGGGAATGGTCGCTGCAGCTGGGCCTCGGCGGCGAATGGGCCGAACTCAGCACGCGCGAACCCGCGCTGCCCCTGCAGGAATGGTCATACCTGGCCGCGACGTTCGACGGAACGGCCATGAAGCTGTATTTGAACGGTGAACTTGCGGCTTCGAAAATCGTCGCGGCGGGTTCCGTCATCGCCCCTTCGTCGGAGGATTTGACGGTGGGCCGCAACAACCGCGGCGCCGTGCTGGTCGAACCGTTCGTAATGAACCACTTCAGCGGCTATATCGACGAGCTCGCGATATTGGACCGGGCACTCTCTGCGCAAGAGATTACGAGGTATTACGAGAGGTGCCTGGAACCGCACGGGGGTAAGCGTCCGGCCGTAGAACCGGCGGATTTCGGGGTGGGCCGGGAGAGATTCGCATCGGACTGCCACCGTCCGCAGTATCATCTGAGTGCTCCCTCGCATTGGATGAACGAGCCGCACGCGCCGATCTATTTTAACGGACTGTACCATCTGTTTTACCAATACAACCCGCAGGGGCCTTTTTGGCATTACATTCACTGGGGGCATTGGGTGAGCGAGGACCTTGTCCATTGGAGGGACCTCCCGCCGGCGCTGAGACCGGACGCGATATTGGATCCCGAAGGGGTATGGTCGGGGAGCGCATGCCTGGACGAGGAAGGGTATCCGGCTTTGTTTTTCACGGCCGGCAACAATGCCTGGAGGCCGAACCAGGCGGTGGGCTTGGCACGGAGCACGTATCCGCATGACGGGGATAACGATCTCGTGCATTGGATCAAACACCCGGAGCCGATCGTCATGCAAAGCGCGGAAGCCAATTGGCTGCCCGAATTCCGCGACCCGTTCGTCTGGCGGGAACGGGGAGAATGGTTCATGCTCGTCGGCACGGGAATTCCGGACAAGGGCGGCACGGCCGCAGTTTACCATTCTCCGGACATGAAGGAATGGTCGTGCAAAGGCTGCCTGTACTTGAGCGACTACGGAGAATACCCGGAACTCGGGACCGCTTGGGAGCTTCCGGTGCTGCTTCCGCTGCCGCGGGCGGACGGCCGTGCGTCCGGCAAGCACGTCCTGCTGATCAGCCCCTGGGGGCCGGGCGCCGAAGTCGAAGTCGTGTACTGGATCGGAAGTTGGGATCCGGATCGCTGCCGTTTCGTGCCGGACCGCGAGGAGCCGGAGATCATCGACGTCGGGGATTTCCATTTTACGGGCCCAAGCGGCATGGTCGATCCGAAGACTGGACGGTCTCTGCTGTTCACGATCGCGCAAGGCGAACGGACGCCGGAGATCGATTACGATTGCGGCTGGTCGCATGGCGCGGGTATGCCCGTGTCGGTGACGCTGAGGGACGACGGCCGCCTCGGCATCGAGCCGATCGGGGAAATCGCCCGATTGCGGGGCCGCAAGCTGTTCGAGGCGTCCGGCCTCGGCATGGAGGACATCAATGCCGGCCTGTCCGGCGTTCAAGGCGACATGCTGGAAATCGGCGTGTCTTTCGAGCAAGCGGACGCCGTTAGATATGGACTTTCCTTGAGGCGGACGCCGGACGGCGAAGAGGAGACGGTGCTGTATTACGACCGGGAGGCCGGCGCTCTCATGGTCAACAGGGAGCGCACGACGCTGGACCCGGCCGAACGGACCCGGGGAATTCAGGGAGGCCCGCTGGTTTTGGCGAAGGGCGAAAAGTTCCGGCTGCGCGTTTTCGTGGACCGGTCGCTGATCGAGGGTTACGCCAACGGGGTGCGAAGCCTCACGACGAGGGCTTACCCTTCCCGATCGGATGCCTTGGGGCTCCGATTATGGGCGGACGGGGAAGTTCGGGAGGCGTCGATCGAGGTGTGGGAGATGATGCCCGCCTTCGAAACCGGAAAATCCGGAAGTCAGAAGAAGTAG
- a CDS encoding glycoside hydrolase family 32 protein: MLNTLTYDETYRPQFHYSPPAQWMNDPNGMVYYEGEYHLFYQHHPGSTVWGPMHWGHAVSKDLVRWEQHPIALRPDRNGTVFSGSAVVDWKDSSGFFGGGTGLVAIFTQDDSDPETGESRQRQSLAYSKDKGRTWAMFAGNPVLTDARFTDFRDPKVFWDERRGRWAMAIAAGDRIAFYTSPDLKEWTFRSEFGQTEGSHDGVWECPDLFELPVDGDERRRKWVLIVSIGDNPDEPAGSRTQYFVGSFDGDKFVNENDGDSVLWLDHGRDNYAAVTWSDVPGDDGRRLLIGWMSNWKYANQTPTDAWRGALTLPRVLELRSGAAGTRLVQKPVDDIVTLRESVRELRDVTVKEGENPLAGLEAECLEITAELELRGAEELGFRVRKSGAEETVVGYDASTGRVFVDRSRSGQSDFHEGFACRHEADITVRDGRLRLQLFVDRSSVEVFAGEGELAMTDLIFPSAGSMGLEFYAKGGEIGIVSMSVSVIKSIWQEAR; this comes from the coding sequence TTGCTGAACACTTTAACATATGACGAAACCTACCGGCCTCAATTCCACTATTCTCCGCCGGCCCAATGGATGAACGATCCGAACGGAATGGTGTATTACGAAGGGGAGTACCATCTGTTTTACCAGCACCATCCCGGAAGCACGGTCTGGGGACCGATGCATTGGGGGCATGCGGTCAGCAAGGATCTCGTCCGTTGGGAACAGCATCCCATCGCCTTGCGGCCCGACCGTAACGGAACCGTGTTTTCCGGAAGCGCCGTCGTCGATTGGAAGGACAGCAGCGGCTTTTTCGGGGGCGGTACGGGATTGGTCGCGATTTTCACGCAGGACGATTCCGACCCCGAGACGGGCGAGTCTCGCCAGCGGCAGAGCCTGGCGTACAGCAAGGACAAAGGAAGAACGTGGGCCATGTTCGCCGGCAATCCGGTGTTGACGGACGCCCGCTTTACGGACTTCCGGGATCCGAAAGTGTTCTGGGATGAGCGGAGAGGGAGATGGGCGATGGCGATCGCGGCGGGCGACCGCATCGCGTTCTATACTTCGCCGGATTTGAAGGAATGGACTTTCCGCAGCGAATTCGGGCAGACGGAAGGATCGCACGATGGGGTATGGGAATGCCCCGACCTGTTCGAGCTGCCGGTCGACGGCGACGAGAGGCGCCGCAAGTGGGTGCTGATCGTCAGCATCGGCGACAATCCGGACGAACCGGCCGGTTCGAGGACGCAGTACTTCGTCGGATCGTTCGACGGCGACAAGTTCGTGAACGAGAACGACGGGGATTCGGTTTTATGGCTGGATCATGGACGCGACAATTATGCGGCGGTGACGTGGTCGGACGTGCCGGGCGACGACGGACGCCGGTTATTGATAGGCTGGATGAGCAACTGGAAATACGCGAACCAGACGCCGACGGATGCTTGGAGGGGGGCGCTGACGCTTCCCCGCGTGCTGGAGCTTCGTTCTGGCGCAGCGGGAACGAGGTTGGTCCAGAAACCCGTGGACGATATCGTGACGCTTCGCGAATCGGTACGCGAGCTGCGGGACGTGACGGTGAAGGAAGGCGAAAATCCGCTTGCGGGGCTTGAGGCGGAATGTCTGGAAATCACGGCGGAATTGGAGTTGCGCGGCGCGGAGGAACTCGGCTTCCGCGTGCGGAAATCGGGCGCGGAGGAGACGGTCGTCGGGTACGACGCGAGCACGGGCCGCGTGTTCGTCGACCGGTCGCGTTCCGGGCAAAGCGACTTCCACGAAGGATTCGCCTGCCGGCATGAGGCCGACATTACCGTCCGCGACGGGCGTCTGCGCCTGCAGCTGTTCGTCGACCGGTCTTCCGTGGAGGTTTTCGCGGGCGAAGGCGAGCTCGCCATGACGGACCTCATTTTCCCGAGCGCCGGATCAATGGGATTGGAGTTTTACGCGAAGGGCGGAGAGATCGGAATCGTATCGATGAGCGTATCCGTCATAAAATCCATTTGGCAGGAAGCGCGATAA
- a CDS encoding carbohydrate kinase family protein, protein MPSSERNCDFVLAGNINLDFIPAFIASPGAEDSWSATLVPGKLIEVGPAVLSTGGSVANTGLALRRLGHTASLFARIADDDHGRAIRDLLDRQAPGASDHLILSASGSTSYTIVMSPPGMDRLFLHGPGVNDQFTDADVPLAPLSGCKIFHFGYPPVMRRMYAEQGRELEALFRKAKGAGAVTSLDMSKPDPQSTSGKVDWRTILERVLPFTDLFLPSFEEILFMLRRECYEDLERTHGCGNAAKGQTLGIVRELAGEMIAYGCAVAGIKLGDQGFYLRTASDTSRLAPLKSKLGLDDAEWTGRELLSPCFETAVAGTTGAGDCTIAGFLAGLARGQSPRQALTSAVAVGACSTEHPDATSGIPPWESVQRRIDAGWPRIVTASPGFDWRRDEEFGLWVGSLDGGFGAA, encoded by the coding sequence ATGCCTTCTTCTGAACGAAATTGCGATTTCGTGCTCGCTGGAAACATCAATCTGGATTTCATCCCGGCGTTCATAGCTTCCCCGGGAGCCGAGGATTCCTGGTCGGCAACCCTCGTGCCCGGCAAACTGATCGAGGTCGGTCCGGCCGTCTTGTCGACCGGGGGCTCGGTGGCCAATACCGGCCTAGCTTTGCGCCGGCTCGGGCACACCGCTTCGCTGTTCGCGCGGATCGCGGACGACGATCACGGCCGCGCGATCCGCGACCTACTTGACCGTCAGGCGCCGGGCGCCTCCGACCACCTGATTCTCAGCGCTTCCGGATCGACCTCCTATACGATTGTCATGAGCCCACCAGGCATGGATCGTCTGTTCCTGCACGGTCCGGGCGTTAACGACCAGTTTACGGATGCTGACGTTCCTCTAGCCCCGCTGTCCGGCTGCAAGATATTCCATTTCGGCTATCCTCCCGTCATGCGGAGGATGTATGCCGAGCAGGGACGGGAGCTCGAGGCGCTGTTCCGCAAAGCGAAGGGCGCCGGGGCAGTCACGTCGTTGGACATGTCGAAACCCGACCCCCAATCCACCTCCGGTAAGGTGGATTGGAGGACGATTCTGGAAAGGGTTCTCCCGTTTACGGATCTGTTTCTCCCCAGCTTCGAGGAAATCCTGTTCATGCTTCGCCGTGAATGCTATGAGGATCTCGAGAGAACGCATGGCTGCGGCAACGCGGCGAAGGGGCAAACCTTGGGGATCGTTCGTGAACTGGCGGGAGAAATGATCGCTTACGGTTGCGCAGTCGCCGGGATCAAACTTGGGGACCAAGGCTTCTATTTGCGGACGGCGTCCGACACTTCGCGGCTGGCCCCCCTGAAGAGCAAACTGGGTTTGGACGACGCCGAATGGACCGGGCGCGAGCTGCTCTCTCCATGCTTCGAGACGGCGGTGGCCGGCACGACGGGCGCGGGAGACTGCACGATCGCGGGTTTCCTTGCCGGGCTTGCAAGGGGCCAATCTCCCCGGCAAGCGTTGACCTCCGCGGTCGCCGTCGGCGCCTGCAGCACCGAGCATCCGGACGCGACGAGCGGGATTCCCCCCTGGGAGTCGGTCCAGCGGCGAATCGATGCAGGCTGGCCGAGAATCGTCACCGCCTCTCCCGGCTTCGACTGGCGACGCGACGAGGAATTCGGCTTGTGGGTCGGAAGCCTGGACGGCGGGTTCGGCGCCGCTTGA
- a CDS encoding DeoR/GlpR family DNA-binding transcription regulator translates to MYEAERKRKIMEILNETLRVDVQSLNQWLGVSESTIRRDLKELEEANLLKRTHGGAILPQNVNFEPTFLEKEISRGEAKKAIAAKAAELVREGDVILLDSGTTMLYLAKELKRFRKLTVVTNAIPVAQELHAFDGIELIVIGGSLRKGIWSLVGPFAEQILGMIHVDTAFVGTNAIHPEAGLSTPNVDEASIKRKMIASAKKTVLLADSSKIGEVNLVKYAALSEIDTFVTDDEASEDGLKELAAKGLKIEAVVCRGSN, encoded by the coding sequence ATGTACGAGGCGGAACGCAAAAGAAAGATCATGGAAATCCTGAACGAGACCCTGCGCGTGGACGTGCAAAGCCTGAACCAATGGCTCGGGGTGTCCGAATCCACGATCCGGCGCGATCTGAAGGAACTCGAGGAAGCGAATTTGCTGAAGAGGACGCACGGCGGGGCGATCCTTCCCCAGAACGTCAATTTCGAGCCCACCTTCCTGGAGAAAGAAATCAGCCGGGGGGAAGCCAAGAAAGCCATCGCCGCCAAAGCCGCTGAGCTCGTCCGCGAGGGCGATGTCATCTTGCTCGATTCCGGCACGACAATGCTTTACTTGGCCAAGGAACTTAAGCGCTTTCGCAAGCTCACGGTCGTTACGAACGCGATCCCGGTCGCGCAGGAACTCCATGCTTTCGACGGGATCGAGCTGATCGTGATCGGCGGTTCTCTCCGTAAAGGAATCTGGTCGCTGGTCGGACCGTTCGCGGAACAAATCCTCGGCATGATCCATGTGGATACGGCATTCGTCGGCACGAACGCCATTCACCCCGAAGCGGGCCTCAGCACGCCGAACGTAGACGAAGCCAGCATTAAACGCAAGATGATCGCGAGCGCCAAGAAGACGGTCTTGCTCGCGGACTCCTCCAAAATCGGGGAAGTGAATCTCGTCAAATACGCCGCTCTTTCCGAAATCGATACGTTCGTGACGGACGACGAGGCTTCGGAAGACGGACTGAAAGAATTGGCGGCGAAAGGTTTGAAGATCGAAGCCGTCGTTTGCCGCGGATCCAATTGA
- a CDS encoding PfkB family carbohydrate kinase produces the protein MYDVVALGELLIDFTPQKMAEGKDSYFQKNPGGAPANVLAALSKQGRKTAFIGKVGRDSFGEYLAGILRNNGISTEGMVFSETENTTLAFVELNDRGDRTFTFYRKPGADMMLKPEEVDLGLIGSAKMFHFGSISLTDEPSRAATLRALDHAKNRGLAISYDPNLRLPLWPEADTAKRTILSVFPYADILKISEEELAFLIGTEDLEEGTRQIAETYGTTLIFVTRGERGCYYRAGSVTGSVPAFRVETVDTTGAGDAFLGGVLGRILEEDIPLKLLGPDKLEAIAAFGNAMGSLATTRRGGIPSIPERAEVEALLKGKIPI, from the coding sequence ATGTACGACGTAGTGGCTCTGGGGGAGCTTTTGATCGATTTCACACCGCAGAAGATGGCGGAAGGAAAGGATTCTTATTTCCAGAAAAATCCCGGCGGCGCGCCGGCCAACGTCCTGGCAGCCTTATCCAAGCAAGGCAGGAAGACGGCCTTTATCGGCAAAGTCGGACGGGACTCGTTCGGCGAATATTTGGCCGGCATCCTTCGGAATAACGGCATTTCGACCGAAGGAATGGTTTTCTCGGAAACGGAGAACACAACCTTGGCGTTCGTCGAACTGAATGATCGGGGAGACCGTACCTTCACTTTCTATCGGAAACCGGGCGCGGATATGATGCTGAAGCCGGAGGAAGTCGATCTCGGTCTGATCGGCAGCGCGAAGATGTTCCATTTCGGCTCGATCTCTTTGACCGACGAGCCTTCCCGCGCGGCGACGCTGCGGGCTTTGGACCATGCCAAAAACCGGGGGCTCGCGATTTCCTACGATCCGAACCTAAGGCTTCCGCTATGGCCGGAGGCTGATACCGCCAAACGGACGATTTTAAGCGTCTTCCCCTATGCGGACATTCTGAAAATATCGGAGGAAGAACTGGCTTTCCTGATCGGGACGGAAGATCTAGAGGAGGGGACCCGGCAAATCGCGGAGACATACGGGACGACGCTGATCTTCGTCACCCGAGGCGAGAGGGGCTGTTATTACAGGGCGGGATCGGTAACGGGAAGCGTGCCGGCTTTCCGCGTGGAAACGGTGGACACGACCGGCGCGGGAGACGCTTTTCTCGGCGGCGTGCTGGGAAGGATTTTGGAAGAGGACATTCCTCTCAAACTTCTCGGCCCAGACAAGCTGGAAGCGATCGCCGCATTCGGCAACGCGATGGGGTCGCTCGCGACCACCCGGCGCGGCGGCATTCCTTCCATTCCGGAAAGGGCCGAAGTCGAAGCGCTGCTGAAAGGCAAGATTCCGATCTGA
- a CDS encoding ABC transporter substrate-binding protein has protein sequence MKSYKLVVLMMLALTLVLSACGGKKEESSPSPSASQSSQPAASESAKPSEEPAKKLKIGLTVPNLSNPFFVAMSKGAQEVAAKYNAEVTVVAADQDLAKQTQQIEDFITQKVDLILLSPFDSKGIAGAVQQAKAANIPVVALDGSAEGGIDSVVMTDNVEAGRLVGEYLAKRLNGKGNIVVIDGPPVSAVTDRIKGFNEVLAKYPDIKVVANQNGEGNREKALTLMESILQANKKIDAVFCINDEEGVGVKIAQEQAGRQDEFFIVGVDGAPSAADALKEKKSYAATSAQFPNQMAIQGVELALKVIKGEKVEPQFLIPPQLITQDNVDTYKGW, from the coding sequence ATGAAATCCTATAAACTCGTCGTTCTCATGATGCTCGCGCTGACGCTGGTCCTATCGGCTTGCGGCGGTAAAAAAGAAGAATCCTCCCCGAGCCCGAGCGCTTCCCAAAGCAGCCAACCTGCGGCTTCCGAGTCCGCTAAGCCGAGCGAAGAGCCGGCCAAAAAGCTGAAGATCGGCCTTACCGTCCCGAATCTGTCGAACCCGTTCTTCGTCGCGATGTCCAAAGGCGCGCAGGAAGTCGCCGCCAAATACAACGCCGAAGTCACCGTGGTCGCGGCGGACCAGGATCTGGCAAAGCAAACCCAGCAAATCGAGGACTTCATCACGCAGAAGGTCGACTTGATCCTGCTCAGCCCGTTCGATTCCAAGGGCATCGCGGGCGCGGTACAGCAAGCGAAAGCGGCCAACATTCCGGTCGTCGCTCTGGACGGCAGCGCGGAAGGCGGCATCGACTCCGTCGTGATGACCGATAACGTGGAAGCGGGCCGCCTAGTCGGCGAATACCTGGCCAAGCGCCTGAACGGGAAAGGCAACATCGTCGTCATCGACGGGCCGCCGGTTTCCGCCGTGACGGACCGCATCAAAGGCTTCAACGAAGTGCTGGCCAAATATCCGGACATCAAAGTCGTCGCCAACCAGAACGGCGAAGGCAACCGCGAAAAGGCGCTCACCCTGATGGAAAGCATTCTGCAGGCGAACAAGAAAATCGATGCGGTGTTCTGCATCAACGACGAGGAAGGCGTAGGCGTCAAAATCGCGCAAGAGCAAGCCGGCCGCCAGGACGAGTTCTTCATCGTCGGCGTCGACGGTGCTCCGAGCGCCGCGGACGCGTTGAAAGAGAAGAAAAGCTACGCGGCGACTTCCGCCCAATTCCCGAACCAAATGGCGATCCAAGGCGTCGAGCTGGCGCTGAAAGTGATCAAAGGCGAGAAGGTCGAACCGCAATTCTTGATTCCTCCTCAGTTGATCACGCAAGACAACGTGGATACTTACAAAGGCTGGTAA
- a CDS encoding sugar ABC transporter ATP-binding protein, whose translation MEVLRERNAKSPEEAQPALPNPVMRMEAVCKSFSGVRVLNNVHIELHRGEVHALMGENGAGKSTLMKIMAGVYRADSGTIAYKGRPVQWHSPMEARDQGISVIHQEISLSPNLSIGENILMGTTFPKNRLGLVKWSEIHDKAAAILRSIGSDLNPRLSVSALSIAQQQMVEIARALSFNSEILIMDEPTASLTDKEIEKLFEIIRDLKRKGVAIVYISHRMDEIFRISDRFSVLRDGQWIASGPIAETNPDHLVKLMVGREIKELFQRQPGEATVRSAGAVPVLELRDVSDKNAVKGVSLKLYPGEIVGVAGLVGAGRTELVRAIFGLSPLVGGKILIDGVETRIASPADAMRQGIAHVPESRKEQGLFPNLSVKENILMAQLRVYRQAGLLKYGRMNEDAEGYIRDLGVKTATKEQNVMGLSGGNQQKVVIARWLSIAPKVLLLDEPTRGVDIGAKTEIHKIISKLAEQGLAVLMISSELPEILGVSDRILVMHEGRIRAELPRSEATQEKIMHYATGEMK comes from the coding sequence ATGGAAGTTTTACGAGAAAGAAACGCCAAGAGCCCAGAGGAGGCCCAGCCCGCACTGCCGAATCCGGTGATGCGGATGGAGGCGGTCTGTAAGTCGTTTTCCGGCGTCAGGGTGCTGAATAACGTGCATATCGAGCTGCACAGAGGCGAAGTTCATGCCCTCATGGGCGAGAACGGAGCGGGTAAATCGACCCTCATGAAGATCATGGCGGGCGTATACCGGGCGGATTCCGGCACGATCGCTTACAAGGGCCGTCCGGTTCAATGGCATAGCCCCATGGAGGCCAGGGACCAAGGGATCAGCGTCATCCACCAGGAAATCAGCTTATCACCGAACCTGTCCATCGGCGAGAACATTCTGATGGGCACGACATTCCCGAAGAACCGTCTGGGGCTCGTAAAGTGGAGCGAGATCCACGACAAGGCGGCGGCAATTCTGCGTTCGATCGGATCGGACTTGAATCCGCGTTTAAGCGTATCCGCGTTAAGCATAGCCCAGCAGCAAATGGTCGAGATTGCCCGGGCACTGTCCTTCAATTCCGAAATCCTGATCATGGACGAGCCGACGGCGTCTTTAACGGATAAAGAAATCGAAAAGCTGTTCGAAATCATCCGGGATTTGAAAAGAAAAGGCGTAGCCATTGTCTATATATCGCACCGGATGGACGAAATCTTCCGCATTTCAGACCGGTTCAGCGTCTTGCGGGACGGGCAATGGATTGCGAGCGGTCCCATCGCCGAGACGAATCCCGATCATCTGGTCAAGCTGATGGTCGGCCGGGAAATCAAGGAACTGTTCCAGCGTCAGCCAGGCGAAGCGACGGTCCGCTCGGCCGGTGCCGTTCCCGTGCTGGAGCTGAGGGACGTCTCCGACAAGAATGCGGTCAAAGGTGTTTCCCTCAAGCTGTATCCGGGGGAGATCGTGGGCGTCGCCGGGCTCGTGGGAGCCGGACGGACGGAACTGGTCCGCGCAATATTCGGACTTAGCCCGCTCGTGGGGGGCAAGATCTTGATCGACGGGGTGGAGACGCGCATCGCGTCTCCTGCCGACGCGATGCGGCAAGGGATCGCCCATGTTCCCGAGAGCCGGAAGGAACAAGGGTTGTTTCCGAACCTGTCGGTGAAGGAAAACATCCTGATGGCGCAGCTTCGCGTATACAGGCAAGCCGGCCTGCTGAAATACGGCAGGATGAATGAGGACGCCGAAGGCTACATCCGGGACCTCGGCGTGAAGACGGCGACCAAGGAGCAGAACGTGATGGGGCTCAGCGGAGGCAACCAGCAGAAGGTCGTCATCGCCCGATGGCTGTCGATCGCGCCCAAAGTGCTGCTGCTGGACGAACCGACGCGGGGCGTCGATATCGGCGCCAAAACCGAAATCCACAAAATCATCAGCAAGCTTGCCGAGCAAGGGCTGGCGGTGCTCATGATCTCTTCAGAGCTGCCGGAAATCCTGGGCGTAAGCGACCGGATCCTGGTCATGCACGAGGGAAGGATCCGGGCCGAACTGCCCCGTTCGGAAGCGACGCAGGAGAAGATCATGCATTATGCGACCGGGGAGATGAAATAG